One part of the Botrytis cinerea B05.10 chromosome 8, complete sequence genome encodes these proteins:
- the Bcpfa5 gene encoding Bcpfa5 encodes MSHNDIERNKRVANIWTARFMPFALTGVVGYVTYVMVAILCVNFLLVKQKSKSAAVPILIIYFLLFVLMASSFFRVVYLTTFDPPYAPLGAGAAGIQRNKKRANDDIGGGEYTPGDFDGSKNDPDSPGLELFYTKDIFCVENDGKPKWCSECCIWKLDRQHHCSVVGRCIYKMDHFCPWVGGPIGENNFKFFIQFVGYTSLFCINVLVVMAVYVHRQRSTQGVSVNHHFIAVLALAAFFGLFTGTMFLTSVRLAINNLTQVEDITRLGKIHRLAILKPSPQRLAEINVTAASTQTYSEITYPLDIPAPLDGIPVNRPYVKTIRHDRLSEPISVNDARRMAGLTNLPTNATIEPANGNVQSRDELPESTTAGIPDNSSNTFPSSQNIEAPAIRGLQKPTENIWRFSRDQRAVRTFAILETLTPGDNPWDLGSALLNWETVMGEHFLDWFLPMKRSPCCNHENTESHFSIGPSVDRIRASVCFIPPNEVRPEGHRQRARPNRHRKDKPSQSGRHFSPNDEEMGRKTDETELRDLRARNSRHR; translated from the exons ATGTCGCACAATGATATTGAACGCAATAAGCGCGTTGCGAACATATGGACTGCGCGTTTTATGCCCTTCGCACTTACGGGCGTGGTTGGCTATGTAACGTATGTCATGGTGGCCATTCTTTGTG TAAATTTTCTCTTGGTGAAACAGAAAAGTAAGAGCGCCGCAGTGCCCATTctgataatatattttctgtTGTTCGTCCTCATGGCCTCGTCCTTTTTCCGAGTTGTGTATCTGACGACATTCGATCCTCCCTATGCACCACTTGGAGCCGGAGCTGCTGGGATTCAACGTAATAAGAAACGAGCGAATGATGATATTGGTGGAGGGGAATATACTCCAGGGGATTTTGATGGATCCAAGAATGATCCGGACTCTCCTGGACTCGAATTATTCTACACAAAAGACATCTTTTGTGTGGAGAACGATGGGAAGCCTAAATGGTGTTCTGAGTGTTGcatttggaaattggatcGCCAGCACCACTGCAGTGTTGTAGGAAGATGTATATACAAAATGGATCATTTTTGCCCTTG GGTAGGAGGGCCTATCGGCGAGAACAACTTCaagttttttattcaatttgttggATACACCTCTTTATTCTGTATAAATGTGCTTGTAGTGATGGCGGTATACGTTCATCGACAGCGTAGCACTCAA GGCGTGTCTGTTAATCACCATTTCATTGCCGTTCTTGCACT CGCTGCATTTTTTGGCCTGTTCACTGGGACGATGTTCCTGACATCCGTGAGGCTCgcaatcaataatttgacACAAGTCGAAGACATTACTAGGCTTGGAAAGATCCATCGACTAGCAATACTAAAGCCCTCTCCACAGAGGCTAGCGGAAATAAATGTAACAGCCGCTTCGACGCAAACTTATTCCGAAATAACATATCCGCTAGATATTCCGGCCCCTTTAGACGGCATTCCGGTAAACCGCCCGTATGTGAAAACTATCAGGCACGATCGCTTGTCCGAGCCAATCTCAGTCAATGATGCAAGGCGAATGGCTGGTCTCACAAATTTACCTACCAATGCAACAATCGAGCCAGCTAACGGGAACGTTCAATCTAGAGATGAGCTTCCGGAATCAACAACAGCAGGCATCCCTGATAATTCATCAAACACATTTCCGTCatctcaaaatattgaagCACCAGCAATTCGAGGGCTCCAGAAACCGACAGAAAACATTTGGCGGTTTAGTAGAGACCAAAGGGCTGTGCGTACCTTTGCAATACTCGAAACACTAACCCCCGGCGATAATCCTTGGGATCTCGGATCCGCCCTATTAAACTGGGAGACTGTCATGGGAGAACATTTTCTTGACTGGTTTCTCCCCATGAAGAGAAGCCCTTGCTGCAACCACGAGAACACAGAAAGTCATTTCTCGATTGGCCCATCTGTAGATCGTATTCGAGCCTCGGTTTGCTTTATTCCACCTAATGAGGTACGCCCTGAAGGACATCGTCAACGGGCCAGGCCAAATCGTCATAGGAAAGACAAACCGAGTCAATCAGGGCGACATTTTAGCCcaaatgatgaagagatggGCCGAAAAACAGATGAAACAGAACTGCGAGATCTCCGTGCTCGTAATTCACGCCATAGATGA